The Spirochaetae bacterium HGW-Spirochaetae-1 genome has a segment encoding these proteins:
- a CDS encoding chemotaxis response regulator protein-glutamate methylesterase, which yields MRKFLTDTLSRSPRIEVVGTAIDPFIAVNKIKALKPDVLTLDVEMPRMDGLTFLSKLMIASPMPVIMVSTLTVQGADVTLKALHLGAVDFMLKPAIDNEKEVQDFSRLIMEKVFMASQVKMSGRLAAPMLEVEEKFSADVILAKRDPLKTKVRSEQIVAIGASTGGTEVIDEILVSLPDSVPGIVITQHMPEKFTEAFANRVNTKTKILVREGKHGDRLYRGMALIAPGGRHMLLRADSNGYYIEVNDGPPVNRHKPSVDVLFRSVSQAAGRAATGILCTGMGNDGAAGLLEMKDAGAYTVGQNEASCIVYGMPREAMKLGATCEERNIGGIIDFIKNIK from the coding sequence ATGAGGAAATTTCTGACCGACACGCTTTCCCGGTCGCCCCGGATCGAAGTGGTGGGCACTGCCATTGATCCTTTCATCGCCGTGAATAAAATAAAGGCGCTTAAACCCGATGTCCTCACCCTCGATGTGGAGATGCCTCGTATGGACGGCCTGACCTTTCTTTCGAAATTGATGATTGCCAGCCCCATGCCGGTTATCATGGTGAGCACACTCACTGTCCAGGGAGCCGATGTGACCCTCAAGGCTCTTCATCTGGGGGCCGTTGATTTCATGCTGAAACCTGCCATTGACAACGAAAAGGAGGTGCAGGATTTTTCCCGTCTCATAATGGAAAAGGTATTCATGGCATCACAGGTGAAAATGAGCGGACGCTTGGCCGCGCCCATGCTCGAGGTGGAAGAGAAATTCAGCGCCGATGTCATTCTCGCCAAGCGTGATCCCCTGAAGACAAAGGTGCGGAGTGAGCAGATCGTGGCCATAGGCGCGTCCACGGGAGGCACCGAGGTCATAGATGAAATACTGGTGAGCCTTCCCGATTCGGTGCCCGGCATCGTCATTACACAGCACATGCCGGAAAAATTCACCGAGGCCTTTGCCAACCGGGTCAACACCAAGACAAAAATTCTTGTCAGGGAAGGGAAGCACGGCGATCGTCTCTACCGGGGCATGGCCCTCATCGCGCCGGGGGGCAGGCACATGCTTCTCCGGGCCGACAGCAACGGCTATTACATCGAAGTCAATGACGGGCCTCCCGTCAACCGGCATAAACCGTCCGTGGATGTGCTTTTCCGTTCCGTGAGCCAGGCCGCCGGCAGGGCCGCCACGGGAATTCTCTGTACCGGCATGGGAAATGACGGCGCGGCCGGTCTCCTGGAAATGAAAGACGCCGGGGCTTACACCGTGGGCCAGAACGAAGCCTCGTGTATCGTTTACGGCATGCCCCGCGAGGCCATGAAACTGGGCGCCACCTGTGAGGAGCGGAATATCGGGGGGATAATAGATTTTATAAAAAATATAAAGTGA
- a CDS encoding chemotaxis protein CheR, whose translation MLVNDIGDNEFYLFRDIIYREAGIKLSDLKKSLLQARLSRRCRFLAIPTFNDYYNFLMENYDEEKIHFINAITTNKTEFFRENRHFEHMRDIFLPEFESRNTREIRIWSAGCSTGEEPYSVAITLMEYYENRKKPVIKILATDIDTNVLQTAAEGIYKKDVVENIDMPVLKKYFLRGKGENGGLFRVRDDLKKMIYFRRLNLMQEHYPMKDPFDIIFCRNVIIYFDKETQVNVFKRFHRYLDDRGCLFIGHSENITTITDDFVLTGNTIYAKAGGGKR comes from the coding sequence ATGCTTGTCAACGATATTGGTGATAATGAGTTTTATCTTTTCAGAGATATCATATACAGGGAAGCCGGTATTAAACTTTCCGATCTGAAAAAAAGCCTGCTGCAGGCACGGTTGTCCCGCCGCTGTCGCTTTCTCGCAATTCCCACATTCAACGATTACTACAATTTCCTTATGGAGAATTACGATGAGGAAAAAATTCACTTCATAAACGCCATAACGACAAACAAGACGGAGTTTTTCCGGGAGAACAGGCATTTTGAGCATATGCGTGATATTTTTCTTCCGGAATTTGAATCACGCAATACAAGGGAAATCCGCATCTGGAGCGCCGGCTGCTCAACTGGAGAGGAACCCTACAGTGTCGCCATCACGCTCATGGAATATTATGAAAACCGGAAAAAGCCCGTTATAAAAATTCTGGCCACGGACATCGATACAAATGTTTTGCAGACCGCCGCCGAAGGTATATACAAAAAGGATGTTGTCGAGAATATAGACATGCCTGTTTTAAAAAAATATTTTCTGCGGGGGAAGGGCGAAAACGGCGGGCTTTTCAGGGTACGCGATGATTTAAAAAAGATGATATATTTCAGGAGGCTGAATCTCATGCAGGAGCACTATCCCATGAAAGACCCCTTTGATATCATTTTCTGCCGGAACGTGATCATATATTTCGACAAGGAAACCCAGGTAAATGTTTTCAAACGATTTCACCGGTATCTTGATGACAGGGGATGCCTTTTTATAGGGCATTCGGAAAACATAACTACCATCACCGATGATTTTGTGTTAACGGGAAATACAATTTACGCCAAAGCGGGCGGAGGGAAACGGTGA
- a CDS encoding chemotaxis protein CheD translates to MYERHSLKYNKLIKIIHPGEFFASNEDELIGTLLGSCVALCLHDGKNGVAGMNHFMLPGRISSSDIFSDRSARYGITAVNKLLAAVQNCGAVKANLTAKIFGGGHVLDFMGNSESIPMDNIRVARVMMEMEDIEIVTSDVGDNFTRKLMMDVRSGKVYLKKSTKVEVFENIMQREQEFVQRRFHGGKDQSPDN, encoded by the coding sequence ATGTATGAAAGACATAGTCTGAAATATAATAAATTGATCAAGATTATTCATCCCGGCGAGTTCTTCGCCTCCAATGAGGATGAACTCATTGGCACGCTATTGGGCTCCTGTGTGGCCCTTTGTCTGCATGACGGGAAAAACGGAGTGGCCGGCATGAATCACTTCATGCTTCCCGGCAGAATATCCAGCAGCGATATATTTTCAGACCGCTCGGCCCGGTACGGCATTACGGCCGTAAACAAGCTCCTGGCTGCCGTTCAGAATTGCGGTGCGGTTAAGGCGAACCTGACGGCGAAAATTTTCGGCGGCGGGCACGTGCTGGATTTTATGGGAAACTCCGAGAGTATCCCCATGGACAATATTCGCGTAGCCCGTGTCATGATGGAAATGGAGGATATTGAGATTGTCACCAGTGATGTGGGTGACAATTTTACACGAAAACTCATGATGGATGTGCGGAGCGGGAAGGTGTATCTGAAAAAATCCACCAAGGTGGAGGTTTTTGAGAACATTATGCAGCGGGAACAGGAGTTCGTTCAAAGGAGATTCCACGGTGGAAAAGATCAAAGTCCTGATAATTGA
- a CDS encoding two-component system response regulator, giving the protein MDNKYIMIIDDSPTIRISVEFAVKKMGYPIQHAENGEDALEKIKEIKSQGGDVAICICDINMPQMDGIAFIKEFKKTDKFTPVIVLTTESGDVKIKEGKEAGASGWIVKPFQPADLVQVVQKFLKA; this is encoded by the coding sequence ATGGATAATAAATATATCATGATAATTGATGATTCACCGACAATACGAATCAGTGTCGAATTCGCAGTGAAGAAAATGGGATATCCCATACAACATGCGGAAAACGGGGAAGACGCCCTGGAAAAAATTAAAGAGATAAAATCCCAGGGCGGCGATGTGGCAATCTGTATCTGCGACATAAATATGCCCCAGATGGACGGCATAGCCTTTATCAAGGAATTCAAGAAGACGGACAAGTTCACACCGGTGATAGTTCTGACAACGGAATCGGGGGACGTTAAGATTAAAGAGGGTAAGGAAGCGGGAGCTTCGGGATGGATAGTCAAGCCGTTCCAGCCTGCGGACCTTGTCCAGGTAGTGCAGAAATTTCTTAAAGCCTGA
- a CDS encoding chemotaxis protein CheA — MGQTDILNVFMGEAREIITNLESDIVNLEENPRDETIINGVFRSFHTLKGSSGIVGLTGVYEFTHRVESLIDEVRSGKLSINDALIDVVLESIDWVKTEIFGSEEKKSDHDEKRIDLLNRITHILGKTAVKPQKKEQEQKSRQDMHHGLRYYHIKARFREDIFEFGIDPLILMEDLAGLGEVIARRVDKKKLPLFRDFDPEKCYLGWDIVLKSDQPIDKIKAVFLFVEDDNEIEIKDVTFDFYENEELDVTTDEIKIGEIMVKKGILTEDELEEVIAFQDDVNKKLGNIIVDKGYATEEQINDALKDQEKLKKKIETTTIRVDTLKLDNLMNLLGEIVIGQSSLMRIAEEMEEESGFKLKNALYALDRTTREFQGQIMSIRMIPIGPTFEQFKRFVRDSSHSLGKDIRLVIEGGETELDKTVIEKIGDPLKHMIRNSIDHGIESPREREAAGKSAQGTIVLKAYHQEGNVYIEIIDDGKGIYVDRVKEKAIAMGLVKPDDDLSREKILSFLFMPGFSTAEKVGDLSGRGVGMDVVRTNIEGLRGNVEIRSREGQGTTMRLKLPLTLAIIDGMLVNIGNYIYIIPLLSVVESIRPKQDGIKTVEGKGEVIQVRGEYVSLVRLYDIFKIESRCHDPWEGLVVIVESNTSRIGLLVDDLVGQQQIVIKSLDNFITASRAVSGAAILGDGRVALIIDIFGLIEELGNR, encoded by the coding sequence ATGGGACAAACTGATATTCTGAATGTTTTCATGGGAGAGGCCAGGGAAATCATTACCAACCTGGAATCCGATATTGTAAATCTCGAGGAGAATCCCCGGGATGAGACAATCATCAATGGCGTGTTCCGGTCCTTTCATACGTTAAAGGGAAGTTCGGGCATTGTAGGTCTCACCGGAGTCTATGAGTTCACGCACCGGGTGGAAAGTCTCATTGACGAAGTCCGATCGGGGAAATTGTCGATAAATGATGCGCTCATCGATGTGGTACTGGAAAGCATTGACTGGGTCAAGACAGAGATATTCGGGTCCGAGGAGAAAAAGAGCGACCACGATGAAAAACGTATTGATCTTCTCAACCGCATAACACACATCCTTGGCAAGACGGCAGTGAAGCCCCAGAAAAAGGAGCAGGAACAAAAAAGCAGGCAGGATATGCATCACGGTCTGCGTTATTATCATATAAAAGCCAGGTTCAGGGAAGATATATTCGAGTTCGGTATTGATCCGCTGATTCTCATGGAAGACCTGGCCGGTCTGGGTGAAGTGATCGCCCGGCGCGTCGACAAAAAAAAACTGCCCCTCTTCAGGGATTTTGATCCTGAAAAGTGTTACCTGGGCTGGGACATTGTCCTCAAATCGGACCAGCCGATTGACAAGATCAAGGCGGTTTTCCTCTTCGTTGAAGATGACAACGAAATTGAGATTAAGGATGTTACCTTTGATTTTTATGAAAACGAGGAGCTCGATGTCACCACCGATGAAATAAAAATCGGTGAAATCATGGTGAAGAAGGGGATACTCACTGAAGATGAACTGGAAGAGGTCATAGCCTTTCAGGACGACGTGAATAAAAAACTTGGGAACATAATAGTTGATAAGGGATACGCAACGGAAGAACAGATAAACGATGCCCTGAAAGACCAGGAAAAATTAAAGAAAAAAATTGAAACAACCACAATCCGTGTCGATACGTTAAAGCTGGACAATCTCATGAACCTCCTGGGGGAAATTGTGATAGGACAGTCGAGCCTGATGCGGATTGCCGAGGAAATGGAGGAGGAGTCGGGATTTAAACTCAAAAACGCCCTCTATGCCCTGGACAGGACCACCCGGGAATTCCAGGGACAGATCATGTCAATCAGGATGATACCCATCGGCCCCACCTTTGAGCAGTTCAAGCGTTTCGTCAGGGACAGCTCGCATTCCCTGGGGAAGGATATCAGGCTGGTAATCGAAGGCGGGGAGACCGAGCTCGACAAAACCGTGATTGAAAAAATCGGTGATCCCCTGAAGCACATGATACGAAATTCCATCGATCACGGGATCGAGAGTCCCCGGGAGCGTGAAGCGGCAGGGAAGTCCGCGCAGGGAACTATCGTGCTTAAGGCTTACCATCAGGAAGGCAACGTATATATCGAGATTATCGATGATGGGAAGGGAATATATGTCGACAGGGTAAAGGAAAAGGCCATTGCAATGGGACTTGTCAAGCCCGATGATGACCTGAGCAGGGAAAAGATACTGTCATTTTTGTTCATGCCCGGTTTCTCCACGGCCGAGAAGGTGGGAGATCTTTCCGGAAGGGGCGTGGGCATGGATGTTGTGAGAACGAATATCGAAGGATTGCGCGGCAACGTGGAAATCCGGTCCAGAGAGGGCCAGGGCACGACCATGCGGTTAAAGCTGCCGCTGACACTGGCGATCATTGACGGTATGCTGGTGAATATCGGTAATTATATCTACATCATCCCGCTCCTGTCAGTCGTGGAGTCTATACGCCCCAAACAGGACGGCATCAAAACCGTTGAAGGCAAGGGAGAGGTTATCCAGGTTCGGGGAGAATATGTTTCCCTCGTGCGGCTTTACGATATTTTCAAAATAGAATCACGCTGCCATGATCCCTGGGAGGGACTCGTTGTAATCGTTGAGTCCAATACGTCGCGTATCGGTCTGCTGGTCGATGACCTGGTAGGGCAGCAGCAGATAGTGATCAAAAGCCTGGATAATTTTATTACGGCCAGCCGGGCCGTTTCCGGCGCGGCAATTCTCGGTGACGGCAGGGTCGCCCTGATCATCGATATCTTCGGATTAATCGAAGAACTGGGGAATCGTTGA